The following DNA comes from Rhinolophus sinicus isolate RSC01 linkage group LG06, ASM3656204v1, whole genome shotgun sequence.
CAAGGCTGGCTAGGCTGGTCGGATAAGGAGGAGGAAACCCCAAGCTGAGCTTTGAAGGTTGGGGGGATGAGCAGAAGCAGAAAGGATTGCTGAAGGCACCCCAGCAGATAAGTAGCTGGAGGGAAGGGTGGTGGAGAGCTGCGTGGCATCAGGCACATACTGAGAAGGCCAGGTGGCTGGGAAGGTCTGTGGCTCAGACAGGAGGGCACCCAGCTCCCAGACTCGGATGCTTTGGTGGTTGTGCTGTTAACATTGTGGCTCAGAAATCTCACTGAGGTATCGGTGAATCACACAGTCTTGAAAATTGTTTAGAAGCAGATGGAAAAGGCCTTAAATTCTAGCCTAAGGAGGCATGAGAAAGGTCGTGAGAGATGAAACAGTATCTGCTGGTGGGTGGACCAGGAAGGGCGGCCAGGAAGAGGGCACGGGAAAAGTCCAGGTCTGGGGTGTGGGCTGGTAGGAAGGAGGGTGTGAGCAGCCCTCATCGTCCTGGCTGCAGGGATTGCCGTTTGCACTGCAGAACCCCCTTATCTCTTGAGAGTCTCTCCTCTTGATGTCTAAGATGCTGAGCTTCCCTAGTTCTCTTCACAAGCATTTCTGATCTGGGAAATTTTTCTCCTTCATCCAATTGTTGATATTCCCTAAAGCTCAACACAAAATATCACGGCATCTTCTTTTGCCCTTACAGCCTTTTCCACACAACTTTTTCCTCTCCCAGACCTCCACCATCATCCTGCAGCAATCAGCCCTCACAGTCGCATTTTCAGTCTTGTCCTCTGGAACCCAGAAGCTAGAAAATGTCACCATAGCTCCTCTCCCCACTCTTCTCTATTCCTTCCATTCAGCTTCCCATTACTTAAATTGCTACCATCTATTGAGCACTTTCAATAGACCAGGTATATTGCATGCAGTCTCCACTGTGGAGGAGGTATTACAAATGAACCTGGGACTCTGCGAGGATGAGTGATTTAGAAGTAGACAGAGAGGCTATAGGACTCAGGTGTGTCGCCACCTGAGTCTATGCTCTGTGTACTCTCCTACGCTCTGGTCTCATGTCTCCAGCTCCCAGAAGGAACCTCCTGCCAACACAAGCTTGTTCAGCTAACTGCTCAGCTCCTCTTGGTGCTCATGGCACCGATTCAATCACAGGTCTCCAGCCTGGTGTTCCTCGTATCAAAGAACAGCAGAGCCGGAAGGGTCTTTTGGAGGGGTCAAGTCCAAAAGCCTCACTTAAAAATGGGGCTCTGCAGTTCACAGAGGGGTATGGcgttacccaagatcacacaaagAATCAGGGCAGAGTCAGGACCAGCCCCCCAATCTTCTGATTTCCAGACTCATTTCAGTTATACTAACCCTTTTGCTTGtctagtatttaatattttgtaaaatgtcttgACATACGTACAGTATCTCATATTCTCCTTACCATTAACCTGTGCCATAGAGGTTTCATCTCTATCTAACAGATGGGGAGACAGAGGCCAATGGAggtgaagggacttgcccaaggtcacatgtcTGGGTAAATGACAAGAGCTGAATTCAGGGAGAGCTGGATTTAAAATGTGGTCATGGGTGGTAATTGTAAGGATTCAACAGAAATCCCACAGATCTCCAAGCACAAGCAACAGAGTTCAGAGAGGCATCAGGGAAACTGGGTGTAGCGTCAGGAAGCAGTCATTCTCTCAGCTGCTCGGTGCTGTGAGGTCTCTTTTCTGCTTCCCAGCATGTCTGTTCATTAATCATTTCTGCAAGGTCTCCCCTTTTTCTCTCTATAGCTTCAGTTCCCCTGTGGCTTTGAGTTACCACCACTCCAGCTTTGGGTTGACAGTACATCAGGCACCCATAGCCCACTGACACAGACTTTCAGTGTCATCGTTTAAAATTATCAGCAGAGAAATGTCCTCTGGACTGGAACAAGTGTATACCTTGGTAGAATTCGGTAGTGGGTTGGGGTTGGCTGGGTCCCTTGCTACAAACACGGATACCTAACGTCTTGCCTTCTATGGGTGAAGGTGGTTTCCAGAGAAGGGCGTGTGGGCAGTCAGACATCCTCTATTCTATTACAGGTATGAATCCAGATCTTCTGACTTATTTTCCAGTGCCAGCGCTGCCTTTCCCttttcatgcaactcaacaaaggTTTGACCGATTCTGTGCAAGCTATTGTGAAAGGTGTGTGCGTGTGACTCAGCTTCTGTCaagcttccctccctcccccaaagccCAGGACAGAACGGGGAAGTCCTGTCTTTAATACGCAGATCACCATGCAGTGCTTTGGCAGAGAGAACCACAGCTCTGTGTCTGAGTTCATCCTCCTTGGCTTCTCCAGAGAGTCACAGGTCAGGATGGCCctattcactttttttctcctcctctacCTCATCACCCTTCTGGGCAATGGACTCATCATCACCCTGATCTATCTGGATTCACACCTCCACACACCCATGTACTTCTTTCTCAGTATCCTCTCCTTGGTGGACATGAGCTATGTCACCACCACCATGCCCCAGATGTTGGTTAATATGGTGTATCCAAGGAGGACCATCTCCTGGGGAGCTTGTGTAGCCCAGATGTTCACCTTCTTGGTCCTGGGCATAGCTGAGTGTGTTCTCTATGCCATTATGGCCTATGACAGGTATGTGGCCATCTGTTTCCCCCTTCACTACACCCTACTTGTGAGCCGTCCCATTTGCATCAAGATGGTCACTGCCTGTTGGTCTATTAGCATAGCTGGGGCCCTGATCTACACTGTCTTCACCATGCGTCTGCCTTATTGTGGTCCCCACAAGATAAACCACTTTTTCTGTGAGGTCCCTGCTGTCCTGAAGTTGGCCTGTGCAGATACATCCTTCAATGACCGGTTAGACTTCATCTTGGGTTTCATACTGCTTTTTGTCCCACTCTCCCTCATCCTAGCCTCTTATGTCTGCATCTTTGCCTCCATCTTGAGAAACCGTTCATTCCAGGGGAGACTCAAGTCCTTCTCCACATGTGCTTCCCATGTCACTGTAGTCACCATGTTCTATGGGCCAGCCATGGCCATGTACATGAGGCCTGGTTCCTGGTATGACCCAGAGCGGGACAAGAAGCTGGCCCTGTTCTACAATGTTGTCTCTGCCTTCCTCAACCCCATCATCTACAGCCTCCGGAACAGGGATGTAAAGGGGGCCTTTCTGAAAGTACTTGGTGGCAGAGGGTCAGCTCAATGACCCAGGATGTTTCAGAGTTGTCCAGAGTCATGGACAGGCTTGAGGGAGCTCATGCGGGATCATAAAAATACATCAGTTCTGATCAACCTGAGCCTTCCTGGGGCTGTGAGCTGCTGGGAGAAGGTGTGGCCACCCCTCAACTGAAGATCTCCCCATTGGTTGAAAAATTTTCAGCTGCCACCACCCAATGGCTCATTTGAATGTTGAAAGCAAAGGATTTCTTCTACAAAGACTATGTCCTTATGGTTCAAGGTCATTGCTTTACTGCTTTTCCTGGGTCCTTTCCTCACCTCTGGAAGTTTATGACAGTGTAATATGATCACGACCAAATGCTTAAAATGTGCACATGCTTTTCTACAGTGTGTAAAGGATTTGGGGGTGAAAATGACATAAAGAGTAGACAGATTATACAGGAATACAGTCATGCGTTACTGTTTGACATGCACTTACACATAATGCTTAGCACTGCTTTTTGCACTCGGTGCTATAAACATCTAAGCTAACATGATTTTAGTCATATCTGTATAACAAGACAGCTATTGATTGATCTGGTCTGGACTTGGCTTGTGAAACTGACTCTTACctggttttacattttaaatctcactttgattttgagaaaataaatatatatatttcataaaagaaaaaaatatatgtgtgtatgtgtatctatatatctttttgcatctctctctctccgtctctctctatatatctatacatatatatatatatatatgtatatatatattagaatgtttgaaatacatatatatatagagagagaaacacagagagagagagatacacacacagagacatggtATAAAATAGTGTAACAAAGACTCCAATTTTCCTCAACCAAAATAAATACTTGtcaatattttgccatatttagcctctttttaaaaaaggatgaaataattaCAGATAAAATTGAAGTGTTCTCTGAACATTCCCAACTCCCCTGACTCAACCAGTCTGATTCAAGtctattcattgtttttattttttatttatttatttttaagtgtgtttttaaacttttgcttACATAGAATTGTATCAGTGAACAATATATAGAATTGTTCTCGTatgagtttaaattttttaatggtaGCATGAGGTCAGTATCACTCTGAAAAAATTTTAACTCAACATAATGTTTCTGACAACCACCCATTTTATAATCATAGGCCTCACCTATTCCAATTGACAAGTATttgaatataccacatttcatttatctattgTTGAACATTTGTTTATatccaatttttcactatttaaaCAATTCTGCAACTAATGTCTTTGgacatttcttcatatgtaagcattttttctaggatttATGTATAGAATTGGACTTTGCAGATTGTAGAATTAGACATTTCAAATTTACTAGATCCTCCTAAATTAGTCTTTTAAAATCCTCTACTATTTGTTATACTGAGGCTGAAAAACCAAGGCCAAGAAATTCTCTCCTTTATGTTTTACCCTTAGTACCTATAAATTTGAGTAAATTCCTCTCCAACAAGGCCCCTAAACTACTAAGGTTCCTGCTGTCCAGGGGTTGATTCTCCTGACCATCTGAAAGGTTGAGATCTTGGAAGACAGATACAAGGTCGAGGTCAGTTTTCCTGGGAGGACCTCACAGAGATTGACTTCACTAGTAAAGTCAACCCTTGCTGCTTACTAGTAGTTCATCGTGCCTGATTGAAAAATAACTCTCAACAATGACCTTGGGTATACTATCAATTTAACCAAGCATatcctggttaaaaaaaaaagattcatacCGAATGTATGCTAATACTTACGTTGCTATGAAAAGTAAAGAGACtaattttaagtttctaaattctggtgggttaataaaaattatatcagttgaaaatgtttcatttcagtttATAAAAACAGGATCTACTAAACTGAGTGCTAGAGATACCttgagagggaagagaaagagttttctcatatatccaaaaaatagaacattaaaaacaatagcaataatgATCCAAACAAATAACCTCATTAGTTCATTCACCTCTATGTAATTAACTCTTGCTGAATCTTGGGTCGGCAGTTAATATCATAAAGTCCACCTGATTCCAGACTGAAAAGTGTCTTGGGAGGCCTGATTCAGTCCACTCATTACATTTGGAAATTTGCCTGAGTGATACCAGCTTGGAAGATTTACCCAAGACAAGCATCTATTGTTTGAAACAGCGAATGTTTGGAAAACCTGATATAATTCTTTCTATGAGCTGTTCTttgttaaaaacataaatgctGGCCTGTAGTTTATAGCCAAGCCCACAGGCAAGCATCAGAGTAGAACAGACGTTCCCTGTAGATGACAAAGACTGAACCGATGTGGTTAATTTACTGCATCAGCCAATTATGTCGGAATAGAGGGGAGTAAGGTACTCTATTTGGTTACAATGCACGACTATTTCATAAGGGTTTGATCAGTGTTTCCCTGGGGGTAAGAAAATATTATGGGTACTAAGGGCATTGACAAATCCTGAGCTCCTTTCCATAAAACatacaatttctgaaatatttacactaataaaatcttatttatagAAACTTGACCTAGGGAAAGCTGAGAGTTTCTTCTGATTTGACAATCCCTATAGCTCTACAACAATGTTGAACTAAGGAATGTGGAGCATACCAAAGAGAACTATTTCTATTTCATAATGTGACAGAGTAAATCTTTATGATTTTCCAGGGACACGCAGATCTGGGAAAGCTCAGACAGTTTTAGGTAAAAAGAccctgaaattattttatttttctaaatttaggaTCTTGTCTTAGGAAAGTAAAATCAACATTTCATCGCTTGATTAAGATTCGCTCAAGAGTCACTGAGCAGCAATACTTGGTTACCTATTTTAACCAAAGTgtcaataaagtattttaaaatgatataaaagaaaGTGATATAAATTGGAAGTTACCTTAGCTCTTAAACAAGTAAGGAATCTTTGTTGCATGTTTGTGTTTAATAGTATTTAAAGACATGTTAAACTCAACATACAACACAGAAACTTTTTCTGGTAAGACAGAAAAATCACTGCTATCGGCAGATTACACAGAAAGCTGATTATAGCCTTTCCTACTCCTTGTTTACAGTTGTGAGACCAATGTATTATTTTAACAGAGACAGAGCCAAATTTAAGTTTTCCATTCATACTGTACTTACAGTAAAGatttcaccatttctttttctaaaaacaaaatagatattTTGCATATAAGATCATCAAAACTGAGTAAACCTTGCCAACTTTTTAACACATTTCAGAGATTCTTTTCTTTGGTAATGTTTCTTTGCCACAGAAAGTGATATATTGAATAAACCCAAAATCAATAAAGCTAAGGAAGATCTGAATAAGCACTCGTCAAATTTTtacgtttgtgtgtgtgtgttcttgtgCCCAACAAataaggaatatatttttcttttttttttttttttttacaagaaaacaAGGACAATTTACCAAAATGAACCACCTGCTACAAAGGCAATCTGAACAAATtctaaaaaatcaatataatcaaGTCATATCCctacaataaaattagaaataagttaaaagatagcaaaataaaacacaacaaagaaaaatatatgtatgaaaattaagtcatttctaaataattcagaTTAACGAAGAAATTACAATAGtgattacaaatattttgaaCTAGCCAAAAGTGAAAgcatcatatattttaaaattgtgtcaaAAGCAGAGTTTAGAGGTCAATGTATACCTTAAAATACACTTATATAAGAACAAGAAAGAGACTTTCATTTCCAGAATTATGATAAGTTGGTTATTTGGACCAATGTACCCACTGAAAACAAGATTTTTggataaactatttaaaaaatcttttgaataTACTAAAGAGCTAAAAGGAGAGTAGAGTTATCAGGTCAAGTGCTAAAGTAATGAGAAGAACCAGAGATACTAGCTGAGCAAAGCTATTTTTTCCCCTGGGAGCATTTGTTGACCCTGGCAaacttgaattttgttttcataggCAATGGATGTGGAGCAAAGAATATACAACCACAGCCTCCCCACACTGAAGAGTGTAATAGGATGTCCCCTCCACATTAAGCCAGGACCCCAAAGCTCTATAAACACCGTGAAAGAGTGAACCAAAGTAAATCCACACGCTCTTGCCACCTTCACCTTCAATAATACAAGGAGAGGGAGCCTTGATGTTGATCAGAGTGAGTGCAAGGAAACCTGAGAATTTGTAACCACTAAACA
Coding sequences within:
- the LOC109457862 gene encoding olfactory receptor 2A12, which codes for MQCFGRENHSSVSEFILLGFSRESQVRMALFTFFLLLYLITLLGNGLIITLIYLDSHLHTPMYFFLSILSLVDMSYVTTTMPQMLVNMVYPRRTISWGACVAQMFTFLVLGIAECVLYAIMAYDRYVAICFPLHYTLLVSRPICIKMVTACWSISIAGALIYTVFTMRLPYCGPHKINHFFCEVPAVLKLACADTSFNDRLDFILGFILLFVPLSLILASYVCIFASILRNRSFQGRLKSFSTCASHVTVVTMFYGPAMAMYMRPGSWYDPERDKKLALFYNVVSAFLNPIIYSLRNRDVKGAFLKVLGGRGSAQ